GGCGCGTCGCAGGGCGTCCCGCACGCCCGGGAGCGGCAGGCGGGTGCTCACCGGACATGCGACCCCTCCGGCGCGCATCACCCCGAGCATCAGGACGACGTACCGCCAGCCCCGCCTCATGTGTAGAGCGACGCGGGAGCCGTCCCCGAGCCTCTTCCTCTCGAGCTCGCGGGAGACCGCCGAGACGAGGCGGTCGAGCTCCCGGTAGGTGAGCCGGACGCCGTCCCCCTCGACGGCGGGGACCTCCGGCAGCTCGCGCGAGCGCTCGCGCAGCGGACAGGGGACGGTGCGTCCCCCCCTCACGCCGCGACCTCCTCCAGCGGGTCCACCCGGACGGCGTGCTCCTCCCCTAAAAGCGCCGCGACATCGACCCGCGGCCCCGCGAGCGGGAGCGGGTCTTCGAGGACGTCCTCCCCGAGGGCGCGGTAGGTGTCGAGCCCGGCGGGGACCTCCCCGAGGGCGGCGGCGAGCGTGAGGAGGCCCAAAGTGCCGATCCCGCTCTCGTAGGAGGAGCTCGCGACCGCGACCGCCCCGATGCGGCGCGCCTCCCGCGCGAAGGCGAGCGAGCGCGAGAGCCCGCCGAGGAGCGTGGGCTTTAGGACCACGGCCCGCACGTGGCGGCAGCGGGCGAGGTCCTCCGGTTCGATCTCGCGGAGGGTCTCGTCGAGCGCGAGGGGGACCCCGGTCTCCTCTGCAAGAAGCGGGAGATCACCCGCTTCGAAGAGCGGCTCCTCCAGGTACTCGATCGGCACCCCGCGGACGGCGCGGCAGAAGCGGAGAGCCTCGCCGAAACTCCAGGCCCGGTTCGCATCCAGCCGCAGCTGCACTCCGCCGAGCAGGGCCGAGAGCTCCCCGACGAGCGCGGCCTCCTCTTCGGGGTCCGCCCGCCCGACCTTGAGCTTCACGGCCGCGTAGCCCGCCTCGCGCATCCCCTCCGCCCCGGAGAGCACCGCCTCGAGCGGGCCCTCCAGAAGACCGCAGAGGCGCACCTCCTCCGCCGGGTGCGGCGAGAGGAGCGCGTGGAGCGGCCTGCCGGAGGAGGAGGATTCGAGGTTCAGGCGGGCCAGCTCGAAGGCGAAGCGGGCGGAGGAGCAGGCGTGTGCGGGATCCCCGCCCGCGGCGAGGGCGCGCAGATCGCGCGCCGCCTCCTCCAGGGTCTCGCGCGAGAAGCCCGGCAGGGGGGCCGCCTCACCCCAGCCGCAGGCGCCGTCTTCCTCCAGCCGGATCAGGAGGCCCTCCCGCACCGGGAGGCTCTTTCCGCCGGGGGCCGGCGGGCCCGCGAGCGGCAGGCGGTAGCGGTAGAGCCTGTAGCCCAGGAGCCTCAGGGGCGGCGGGGGAACTTCGAGAAGTCCGGCCTGCGCTTCTCCTTGAACGCGTCGCGGCCCTCCTGTGCCTCCTCCGTGCCGTAGAAGAGGAGGTTCGCGTCGTGGGCGAGCTGCTGGATCCCGGCGAACCCGTCCTCGTGGGCGTGGAAGCTCGCCTTGAGCATCCGCAGCGCAAACGGGGACTTCTCCAGCATCTCCCGGCACCAGCGGACCGTCTCCTCCTCCAGGCGCTCCAGCGGCACCACCGCGTTCACCAGACCCATCTCCAGCGCCTCCCGGGCCGTGTACCGGCGGCAGAGGAACCAGATCTCCTTGGCCTTCTTCGGCCCGACGAGCTGGGTCAGGACCGAGGCCCCGTAACCGCCGTCGAAGGAGCCGACCCGCGGCCCGACCTGACCGAAGATCGCGTTCTCCGCGGCGATCGTCAGGTCGCAGAGCACGTGCAGCACGTGCCCCCCGCCGATGGCGTAGCCCGCGACCATCGCCACGATCGGCTTGGGGCAGCGGCGCATCTGGACGTGGAAGTCCGTCACGTGGAAGCGCCCCACCGAGGCCCCGCCCGGCGTGCGCTGGGGATTCTCCGGGTCCTCCAGGTAGCCGGTGTCGCCACGCACCTTCTGGTCCCCGCCGGAGCAGAAGGCGTCGGGGCCCTCGCCGGTGAGGATGATCACCCCGATCTCCGTGTCCTCCCTGGCGTCGTCCAGCGCCCGCGACATCTCGATGACCGTCAGCGGCCGGAAGGCGTTGCGGACCTCGGGGCGGTTTATGGTGATCTTGGCGATCCCCTCGGCCTTGTGGTACTTGATGTCCGTGAACTCTCCCGCCTCTTTCCACTCTATAGCAGCCATGACCCTATTCTAGACCTCCTTCTTCGAGGAATCCGCACAGCAGCCGCGCGTAAGCCCCGGGCTGCTCCAGGCGCACGTTGTGCCCGGCCCCGGGGACCACCACCGCCCGCAACGGGGGGGCGAGCCGCTCCATCTCCCGCGCGAGCGCGGCGAACTTCCGGTCCAGCTCCCCGGCCACCGCGAGCGCGGGCATCCCGAGGGCCGGGAGCGCCCGCCACAGCGAAACCTGACGCCCGGTCCCCATCCCCCGCAGGGCGCGGGCCAGCTCCTCCGGGTCGTTGCGGAGCCTGCTCCGCACGAGCCCCCCGATGAGCCCCTCACGCCGCGAGAGGGAGGCGAAGAGCGGCTGACGGTACCAGCGCTGCAGAAAGCCCTCGAGGTCGCCGCGCTCCAGCTCGCGGGCCCGCTCCTCGTCGGCCCGGCGGCGGGCCTCCCTCTCCGCCGGATCCTCGAGCCCCGGGGTGGCGGACTCCAGAAACAGCGCGGAGAACCGCCCCGGATGCCGCAGGGCCAGGTAGAGCGCCAGCCGTCCGCCCATCGAGTATCCGCAGAGCATACAGCGCCCGACCCCGAGCCCGTCCAGCAGCCCGAGCACCTCCCGCGCCGCACCCTCGAGCGTGTAGCACTCCCGCGGCAACCCGAGCGAGGCCCCGTGTCCCGGCAGGTCCACCGCGATGGTCCGGAAGCGGCCTCCGAGGCGCAGGGCCGTCTCCTGCCAGTCCTTCGAGGAGCCGAGAAAGCCGTGCAGGAAGAGCACGGCCGGGAGCCCTCGCTCTTTGCTATCGGAGCAGGCGAGCCGACTCAGCCTACCACCCCCGCCGGTGCATCGCTCGCATCACCAGCAGGTCGGCCACCACGAGAAGCGCCCAGGAGTACATCGCGGCGCTCACGCTGAAGAAAGAGATGGCGATGGAGAGCAGGAAGACCGCAGGCATCGCGAGCCCCCGGACGCGGTGAGCCCGGATCGTGGCCCCGCTCAGGTCGCCGGCCACCAACCGGCGATCCGCCGTGGCGTACCACCACACCGTGGTCAGGAGGAGTCTCGCCACCGCCAGGCTTCCGGCATAGATCACCACCGCCAGCCGGTGGTCGCCGTACTCTCCCAGAAGGGAGGTCGGAAACGGCAGGAAGGCGATGCACATCAAGAACAGCGCATTCAGCCATATGAGGGTGCGGTCGTAACCTCTTATGTGAGAGAAGATGCCGTGATGGCCCATCCAGTACATGGTGATGACCAGGAAACTGAGAACATAGCTCAGGTACTTGGGCCACAGGCTGGCGAGCTCCTGCGGGAGCCGTTGCGCCACGAGTCCCTCCGGCATCTCCGGCAACCTGATGTCCAGCACCAGCAAGGTGATGGCGATGGCGAAGACTGCATCGCTGAAGAAGACGATGCGTTCGAGCCCGATGCCGTTCTCTTTCTCCACCGGCCCCCTCTTTCCGCCGCACCTCCAGTGTATCCCAGAGCGCCCCCGACCTCATTCGCTGACCCTCCGGACGAGCTCCCGGTGCAGCTCGAGGTTCTTTCGCCGGTCGGCCACCACCTCGACGAGGTGCGGTCCGCCCTCCGCGCAGGCCCGCCGGTAGGCCCCGGCTAACTCCTCCAGCGTCCGCGGCCGGGAGTACCCGAACCCGAACATCTGTGCCGCCGGCCGGAAGCCCAGACCGTGCGGGGTGCCGAAGTAGGGCTCGAAGATCCCCCCGTGCTCCGCCACGGGCAGGAAGTGGAAGATCCCGCCCCCGTCGTTGTTGAGGACGACCACCACAGCGGAGAGGTCCCGCAGCATGGCGAGCGAGTTCAGGTCGTGCAGGAGCGCGAGGTCCCCGACGATCAGCGTGACCGGACGCCCGGCGCCGTGGGAGAAGCCGGCGGCGGTGGCCACGGTGCCGTCTATCCCGCTCGCCCCCCGGTTGGCCGCCACGGGAACGGGCGCCCCCTCCGGGTCGGCGAAGGTGTCGAGGTCCCGCACCGGCATGCTGCTCGCCACCACCAGCGCGTGCTCCTCCGGGACGAGTCGCGAGAGCAGCCGCGCCACCGCAGGCTCGGAGAGCTCCTCCCGACCCCTGAGCGCGCCGTCGAGCCGCCGCCCGGCTTCCTCGGAGGCCCGCCGCCACTCCCCGCTCCAGCCGGACCGGCTCCTACCGACCCGCCCGACGAGGGCAGCGCAGAGTTCCGCGACGTCGGCCTCCAGCCGGTGGGTGACGCGGTGGTCCGGGTCCGATCGGAAGGGATGCTCCGCGACGACGACGTACGCCGCCGGGCGGGAGCCGGTGAGAAACCGCTGCAGCCGCTTGGAGACTGGCACGTCGCCCACCCGGATCACGACCTCCGGCGCGTGCTCCTCCGCGAAGCGCTCCCCGGCCAGCAGCAGGTCGTAGTAGGGGGCCGCCGCCCCCGTGCGGTTGCCGAGGCGCACCTGAGAGCAGACGTCCGGGAGGAGCGGCCATCCCGAAGCCTCCGCGAGCCGCGCGGCGGCCTCCCCCTGCTTCCGGGAGCGCAGCCTCCCCGCGACGATGACACCCCGCTCCACGCCGCGCAGGGCGGACGAGAGCTCCTCCAAATCGGCCGCGTCGGGCGTGGGGGACGTCCGGGCGTAGCGGGTGTGGGGGGCGTCCCTCTCCCGGAGCTCCGGGGGAATCTCCGGGCTCGGAGCACCGGGCTCCGGCAGGAAAGGCTCACGGAACATCAGGTTCAGGTGCACCGGCCCGGCCGGGAAGCGGCGCGCCCGGTAGACGGCCTGGTCCACGGTGGTGAGCACCGCGGCCGGGTCCGGCACCGGATCCGGCGGGGGCACGTCGAAGCTCCAGCGGACGTAGCCCCCGAAGATCCCCGGCTGCTCGATGGTCTGGTTCGCCCCGGTCTGGCGCAGCTCCGGCGGGCGGTCGGCGGTGAGCAGGAGCATGGGAACACAGTCGGTCGCGGCCTCAACGACCGCCGGAAGCCCGTTGGCAACAGCGGTGCCGGAGGTGGTGACCCAGGCCGCGGGTCGCCCCGTGGCCCGGGCGTACCCCAGGGCGCAGAAGGCGGTCCCCCGCTCGTCGTAGTGGACGAGGGTGCGGGCCTCCGGGTGCTCCGCGATGGCGGCGACGAGCGGGGTGGAGCGCGACCCCGGGGCCACACAGAAGAAGTCCACCCCGCAGCGGAGGAGCTCCTCGACGAGGAGGCGCCCCCAGAAGCGGTTAGCCCGAGGCGTCCCGTCCCTCAAGCCCGAGTATCCCGGCGAAGTCGGAGATCTTCTGCTCTATCTCGGCCCACTCCTCCTCGGGGTCGGAGCCCCGCACGATGCCGGCACCCGAGAAGAGCGCCAGTCTGCTCCCCCGCACCAGCCCGGAGCGGATGCCCACGGCGAACTCCGCGCCCCCGGCCCCGATCCAGCCGACCGGCCCGGCGTACCACCCCCGGTCGAAGGGCTCGGAGGAGCGGATCTCGGCGAGCGCGGCCTCCCGAGGATATCCGCCGACGGCCGGGGTGGGATGCAGGGCTTCCAGGAGGTCCGCGTCGGTGACCCCCGGATGCAGTATGCCGCGCAACCGAGCGACCAGGTGCCGCCGGGTGGCGAGCCTCATCTCGGAGACGTCCCCATCGACCCTGAGCGACTCGCAGAGGGAACCCAGCTCCTCGCGGATGCTCCGGAGCACGTAGGCGTGCTCTTCCCGGTCCTTCTCGCTGCCGAGCAACTCCCCCCCGAGGGCCCGGTCGTCGGCCTCGGAACCCCCGCGGGGCCGGGTCCCGGCGACGGCCTCGCTGGTGACGCTGCGGCCCTCGCGACGGTAGAGGCGTTCGGGGGAAGCCCCGAGAAAGGCCACCCCCTCCTCCGGCTCGAGGTAGAAGTGGAAGCAGCCCGGGGTGACGTCCCGGAGCGCCCGGGCCAGCGCCGGGGCGTCGAGCGGTCCCTCAAAGTCGAAATCGACCCGGCGGGCGAGGACGACCTTGCCCATGCGCCCCTCCCGGAACGCACCGAGCGCCCGCCCGACGCCGGACCTCCATCCGGAGAGCCTGGGGGTGTCGAGCCGCCGCAGCGGAGCGGGGAAGGCGGACGGCCCAACCTCTTCCGAGGGGAAAGGAAGCGCCTCGAGCCACGCGAGGATCTCATCCTGGCGCCCGACGTCCCGGGGCAGCACGAGGTTGCAGGCGAGCTCCCGCATCTCCTCCCGGACCCGCAACTCGAAGCGCGGAAGCACGAAACGGTAGGCCCCGAAGGGTGCCCACCC
The Rubrobacter xylanophilus genome window above contains:
- a CDS encoding isochorismate synthase, with amino-acid sequence MASRRCGVLRREARPGNARWRLAGEVSRALSGVRLEEGGAEERVVRLSVPVGEVDPLLWLAAQRPGCRMYWSARGGGFEVAAAGEADVLAGGPGEYPAALRKRQGLLLAGDGGTRYYGGARFDAARESDSGWAPFGAYRFVLPRFELRVREEMRELACNLVLPRDVGRQDEILAWLEALPFPSEEVGPSAFPAPLRRLDTPRLSGWRSGVGRALGAFREGRMGKVVLARRVDFDFEGPLDAPALARALRDVTPGCFHFYLEPEEGVAFLGASPERLYRREGRSVTSEAVAGTRPRGGSEADDRALGGELLGSEKDREEHAYVLRSIREELGSLCESLRVDGDVSEMRLATRRHLVARLRGILHPGVTDADLLEALHPTPAVGGYPREAALAEIRSSEPFDRGWYAGPVGWIGAGGAEFAVGIRSGLVRGSRLALFSGAGIVRGSDPEEEWAEIEQKISDFAGILGLEGRDASG
- the menC gene encoding o-succinylbenzoate synthase — translated: MRLLGYRLYRYRLPLAGPPAPGGKSLPVREGLLIRLEEDGACGWGEAAPLPGFSRETLEEAARDLRALAAGGDPAHACSSARFAFELARLNLESSSSGRPLHALLSPHPAEEVRLCGLLEGPLEAVLSGAEGMREAGYAAVKLKVGRADPEEEAALVGELSALLGGVQLRLDANRAWSFGEALRFCRAVRGVPIEYLEEPLFEAGDLPLLAEETGVPLALDETLREIEPEDLARCRHVRAVVLKPTLLGGLSRSLAFAREARRIGAVAVASSSYESGIGTLGLLTLAAALGEVPAGLDTYRALGEDVLEDPLPLAGPRVDVAALLGEEHAVRVDPLEEVAA
- a CDS encoding TMEM175 family protein, giving the protein MEKENGIGLERIVFFSDAVFAIAITLLVLDIRLPEMPEGLVAQRLPQELASLWPKYLSYVLSFLVITMYWMGHHGIFSHIRGYDRTLIWLNALFLMCIAFLPFPTSLLGEYGDHRLAVVIYAGSLAVARLLLTTVWWYATADRRLVAGDLSGATIRAHRVRGLAMPAVFLLSIAISFFSVSAAMYSWALLVVADLLVMRAMHRRGW
- the menH gene encoding 2-succinyl-6-hydroxy-2,4-cyclohexadiene-1-carboxylate synthase, with protein sequence MLFLHGFLGSSKDWQETALRLGGRFRTIAVDLPGHGASLGLPRECYTLEGAAREVLGLLDGLGVGRCMLCGYSMGGRLALYLALRHPGRFSALFLESATPGLEDPAEREARRRADEERARELERGDLEGFLQRWYRQPLFASLSRREGLIGGLVRSRLRNDPEELARALRGMGTGRQVSLWRALPALGMPALAVAGELDRKFAALAREMERLAPPLRAVVVPGAGHNVRLEQPGAYARLLCGFLEEGGLE
- the menB gene encoding 1,4-dihydroxy-2-naphthoyl-CoA synthase, with amino-acid sequence MAAIEWKEAGEFTDIKYHKAEGIAKITINRPEVRNAFRPLTVIEMSRALDDAREDTEIGVIILTGEGPDAFCSGGDQKVRGDTGYLEDPENPQRTPGGASVGRFHVTDFHVQMRRCPKPIVAMVAGYAIGGGHVLHVLCDLTIAAENAIFGQVGPRVGSFDGGYGASVLTQLVGPKKAKEIWFLCRRYTAREALEMGLVNAVVPLERLEEETVRWCREMLEKSPFALRMLKASFHAHEDGFAGIQQLAHDANLLFYGTEEAQEGRDAFKEKRRPDFSKFPRRP
- the menD gene encoding 2-succinyl-5-enolpyruvyl-6-hydroxy-3-cyclohexene-1-carboxylic-acid synthase, giving the protein MRDGTPRANRFWGRLLVEELLRCGVDFFCVAPGSRSTPLVAAIAEHPEARTLVHYDERGTAFCALGYARATGRPAAWVTTSGTAVANGLPAVVEAATDCVPMLLLTADRPPELRQTGANQTIEQPGIFGGYVRWSFDVPPPDPVPDPAAVLTTVDQAVYRARRFPAGPVHLNLMFREPFLPEPGAPSPEIPPELRERDAPHTRYARTSPTPDAADLEELSSALRGVERGVIVAGRLRSRKQGEAAARLAEASGWPLLPDVCSQVRLGNRTGAAAPYYDLLLAGERFAEEHAPEVVIRVGDVPVSKRLQRFLTGSRPAAYVVVAEHPFRSDPDHRVTHRLEADVAELCAALVGRVGRSRSGWSGEWRRASEEAGRRLDGALRGREELSEPAVARLLSRLVPEEHALVVASSMPVRDLDTFADPEGAPVPVAANRGASGIDGTVATAAGFSHGAGRPVTLIVGDLALLHDLNSLAMLRDLSAVVVVLNNDGGGIFHFLPVAEHGGIFEPYFGTPHGLGFRPAAQMFGFGYSRPRTLEELAGAYRRACAEGGPHLVEVVADRRKNLELHRELVRRVSE